Below is a genomic region from Terriglobales bacterium.
TACGACGTGCTGGGCAACGGCCGCATGGTGGTTCGGGGAGGTTATGCCCGCCTGTTCGACCCGGCGTCCATTCTGGCCAGTACGTTGTTCGCCGACCTGGAAGTGACCCAGGTCAACGGCAACCCGCCCTTCAACTTCGTCTTCGTTCCCGGCGCATTTGCCGGCTTCTTCGGTCTCCCTTGCGACACGGTTCCTTGCCAGCCTGCCGTGTTCGATGCCGGACCGGCCAACGTTCCGTTCAATTTCCCGATCGGATTCGTCAATTCGCCGGATATGGAAGTAGCTCGGGCGGACCAATTCAACCTGGGATTCGTGTATCAGATCCAGGAAGGAGCACTGGCCGGCCTGACTTTTGACGTGGATGGCGTTTACTCCCGCACCCGCAAGCTGGTACAGGGACGCAATCTCAACTTCTGTATCAATGCGGATCCAAACTGCTTGGCGGGGGTCTGGACGCCCACCGGAGTCAACTTCCCGCAGGCCGGTCCTAACGATCCCCTCACTAACATCCCGAGGCAAATCTTCCTGGAAGACACTACCGGCCGGAACGATTACACGGCCCTCATCGTCTCGGTGCGCAAGGCGTTCGCCAAGCGCTGGCAGCTCTTCTCTAGTTACACTCTGTCCCGCGCGATTACCGACACCAACCAGTTCACCTTCGTGGTGCTGAACCAGCTGCAGCCCAATGCTGTGGGAGAACTAGGGCCCACAAACTGGGACGAGCGCCATCGGGTAGTCATCTCTGGATTGGTCGAGTTGCCATGGAAGATTCAGTTCTCGAACATCTTCACTGGGGCTTCGGCGCGGCCCTATACCGCTTCCGACAGCTCGAATTGCGACGTGAACCTGGACGGCGTGCCCACGGTCTTCGGCGCCATCGACAACGGACCCGGTGGCTCTCGCACGCAAAACGTCTCCTCCTGCGACAGGGTGGGCGGCCGCGGAGTCTTCCGTGGCGACCCCACCTACAGTTGGGACATCCGCGTGGCCAAGTCGTTCCCGCTGGAAGGGCTGGCCCCCCAAGCGCGGATCGAAGGCCTGTTCGAGGTTTTCAACCTCACCAACGCCGATAACTTCGGCCAGAACTACTTCGATGATCTGAGCGTTCCAAGTTCATTCGGCACGCCCATCAACATCATCACGCCGCCGCGCACCATCCAGGTGGGCGTGAAGTTCCGGTTCTAGGCGGCCAGCCCCGGATCACAACGGCGCCAGGAACTCGCGGTTTCTGGCGCCGTTCGTTTGTCCGGGACCGAATCCGTGATTCGGGCTTTACAATCGTGGGACTTTCGGCGCGGAAAGGAAGCAATCGGTTGGAAACAAAGCAGGCGGCACCGGCGATGAGTCTGGAGCAGGCGCGGGAGCAGTTCCCGGCGCTCCGGGATAAAGTCTTTCTTGACGCGGCCTGCGTCAGCGTGGCGCCGCGCCGTGCCACCGAAGCCATTGCACGTTTCCTGGAGATGGCGGCGCTTTGCCCCTCGCGCTCGGCGACGCTGCATCACATCGCCATGGACGAAATGCGGGCCGAGGCGCGGCCGGAGATCGCGCGTCTGCTGAACGCGGCCGCGGACGAGATCGCCCTGGTCGAAAGCACCACCCACGGTCTCGCCATCGCGGCAGAGCGCATCCCGCTGGAGCGTGGCGATTGCGTCTTGCTCTGTGACCTGGAGTTCATGCAGGTAGCCATTCCCTGGGTCCAGAAGCAGAGCGAAGGAATTGCGATCGACGTAGTTCCGCATCGCGATGGCCGGCTGCTACCGGAAGACGTCGCCGCGCGCATGGGACCGAAGACCCGCGTGCTGGTCCTCAGCTCGGTGCAGTGGTCCAACGGGTTCCGCTGCGACCTGGGGAAGCTCGGGGCGCTGTGCCGCCAGCGGGGCATATGGTTAGTGGTGGACGCCATCCAGCAGTTGGGCGCGTTTCCCATCGATGTCGCCGCCACGCCCGTCGATATCCTCACCTGCGGCGGGCACAAGTGGCTCAACTCTCCCTTCGGCGCGGGCTTCCTCTATATCCGTCGTGACGCGCAGGCGCGCCTGCGCCCGCCCATGCGCGGCTACCTGAGCGTCGAGACGCCGGAAGGCGGCTGGGGAAATTATTTTCAAACTCCCTCCATCACCCCGGTGCGTGACTACCACTTCGTGGGCGGCGCGCCCAGCTACGAGATCGGTGGGACGGCGAACTATCCCGGCGCCATCGGCCTGGCGGCTTCCTTGCGGCTGATCCATGAACTGGGACAACAGCGCATCGCCGCGCACATCACCAGCCTTACGGACCAGTTGATTGCTGGGCTTCAGACCTTGGGCGTCACCGTGGTAACGCCGACGGAGCCCGAGCATCGCTCCGGCATCGTCACCTTTTCGATGGGATCGCCGCAGAAGAACCTGCAAATGATGGAACGGCTACTTGACCACAAGGTTCTGGTCTCGGTGCGTTACACCTCCCACGTGGGCGGCGTCCGGGTTTCCTGCCACTTCTTCAACTCGAAAGCGGACATCGACAAGCTGCTCGAGACGGTGGAACGCAGCGAACCATAGAGGGGAAGGGAAACTGAAACCGTTGGACTCGACCGCAGAAGTGCAGCGCGCTCCGGCGCTGGAGATCCTGGAGAAAGAAAAGGGCCTGGCACGCCAGTTGAGTGAGCGGCAACTGGCCATGATCGCCATTGGCGGCGCCATCGGCACGGGCCTGTTCCTGGGCAGCGCGTTGGCGGTGCGGGTGGCCGGACCGGCAGTCATCCTCACTTATCTGCTGGGAGCGGTGGTGGCCTTGCTGCTGATGGGCACGCTGGCGGAAATGGCGGTGGCGCATCCCACAGCCGGCTCGTTCGGCGTTTATGCCGAGATCTACGTCTCGCGCTGGGCGGGATTCGTCATACGCTACACCTACTGGGCGGCCCAGTCCATCGCCATCGGCGGCGAAGCGGTGGCGGTGGCCATCTACTGTCAGTGGTGGTGGCCGCAGGTACCGCAGTGGATCTGGGTCGTGGGATTCTCGCTGGCTTTGGTGTACATCAACGCGCGCAGCGTGGGGAACTTCGGCGAGTTCGAATACTGGTTCTCCATGATCAAGGTGGTGGCCATCTTGTTGTTTGTGGTGTTCGGTGCGGCGATGCTGCTGGGCTTGGGACAGGCCGAGCGCATCGGCCTGCGCAATCTTACCGAGCATGGCGGCTTCTTCCCCTTGGGTGTCAAGGGCGCGTGGATGGCGCTGGTCTTCGTCATCTTCAGCTACATCGGGACCGAAGTCGTAGCGGTGACGGCAGGCGAGGCCCTCGATCCGCAGAAAGCCGTGCCGCGCGCCATGCGTACCATGGTGGTGCGGCTCATCCTGTTCTATGTGGCAGCCATCACCGTGCTGCTGGCGGTGGTGCCCTGGAACCAGATCCAGCCGGGTGAGGGCATCACGGCCAGTCCTTTCGTGCGCGTGTTCGCGCTCATGGGCGTGCCTGCGGCGGCGCACATCGTGAATTTCGTGGTACTCACCGCGGCGCTTTCCAGCATGAACTGCAACCTCTACCTGGCGACGCGCATGGTGTTTTCCCTAGCCCGGGGAGGCTATGCGCCGTCTAGCTTCGGCCAGGTTTCCGCCAAAGGAACGCCGGTGCTCGCCTTGCTGGTCTCTGCCGGCGGGCTGTTGATTGCCACGCTCTTTGCCTGGCGATTTCCCGAAACTGCCTACGTCTACATGTTCGGCATCGCTCTGTTCGGCGGCCTGTTCGTGTGGTTCATGATCTTCATCACCCACCTGTTTTTCCGCAAGCGATGGAGCGAGAGGGAGCTGGCGGAATTTCCCGTGCGCATGCGCGGATCTCCCTACACCACCCTGCTGGGCGCCGCCCTGCTGGCCGCCATCCTGGCTACCACCTGGTGGGTGGAGGGAATGCGCATCACCCTCATCGCGGGCCTGCCCTGGCTGGCCTTCATCTCGGCGGCGTACTGGGTGTGGGGACGGAAATAGGCTGCCTGCCGAAAGCTTCGTCTCGCAGAAACAGGCCTACCAGCAGCAAGGCTACGAAGGGCAGCGCTGGCTCGCTGCGGATAGGAAGTGAGAGCACAAACAGGTTGGAGCCCCAACGCGCAGACGCTAGGGCGATGAGGCAAACCGCCGCGGCTG
It encodes:
- a CDS encoding aminotransferase class V-fold PLP-dependent enzyme, whose amino-acid sequence is MSLEQAREQFPALRDKVFLDAACVSVAPRRATEAIARFLEMAALCPSRSATLHHIAMDEMRAEARPEIARLLNAAADEIALVESTTHGLAIAAERIPLERGDCVLLCDLEFMQVAIPWVQKQSEGIAIDVVPHRDGRLLPEDVAARMGPKTRVLVLSSVQWSNGFRCDLGKLGALCRQRGIWLVVDAIQQLGAFPIDVAATPVDILTCGGHKWLNSPFGAGFLYIRRDAQARLRPPMRGYLSVETPEGGWGNYFQTPSITPVRDYHFVGGAPSYEIGGTANYPGAIGLAASLRLIHELGQQRIAAHITSLTDQLIAGLQTLGVTVVTPTEPEHRSGIVTFSMGSPQKNLQMMERLLDHKVLVSVRYTSHVGGVRVSCHFFNSKADIDKLLETVERSEP
- a CDS encoding amino acid permease, whose translation is MDSTAEVQRAPALEILEKEKGLARQLSERQLAMIAIGGAIGTGLFLGSALAVRVAGPAVILTYLLGAVVALLLMGTLAEMAVAHPTAGSFGVYAEIYVSRWAGFVIRYTYWAAQSIAIGGEAVAVAIYCQWWWPQVPQWIWVVGFSLALVYINARSVGNFGEFEYWFSMIKVVAILLFVVFGAAMLLGLGQAERIGLRNLTEHGGFFPLGVKGAWMALVFVIFSYIGTEVVAVTAGEALDPQKAVPRAMRTMVVRLILFYVAAITVLLAVVPWNQIQPGEGITASPFVRVFALMGVPAAAHIVNFVVLTAALSSMNCNLYLATRMVFSLARGGYAPSSFGQVSAKGTPVLALLVSAGGLLIATLFAWRFPETAYVYMFGIALFGGLFVWFMIFITHLFFRKRWSERELAEFPVRMRGSPYTTLLGAALLAAILATTWWVEGMRITLIAGLPWLAFISAAYWVWGRK